ACACCGCTTCTCGCTTCTGCCAGAGTGGAAGAAGGAAAAGGGTTTGTCGCGCAGGTCATCGGCACAAGCGCTGCCGTGCGGTATGCGGCGATGCCCGAGACGTTTGTGTCGATCATGAATTCAGCCGCAGAAGAACTGACGGTCACGACACCCTATTATGTGCCGGACGAGCCCATTCAGGCGGCTCTGTGCGCTGCGGCGCGGCGCGGTGTGAAGACCACGCTCACCATGCCGAAAAAAAACGATTCATGGATCGTTGCGGGCGCAAGCCGCAGCTATTATCGCGACCTGCTGGAAGCGGGGGTGAGGATCTATGAATACCCGCATGGCCTGCTGCATACCAAGGCGATGACTGTGGACGGGCGCATGACCCTGATCGGTTCGGCCAATCTGGATCGTCGCAGCTTCGATCTGAACTTCGAAAACAATATTCAGCTTGTCGATGACGCGTTTACGCGGTCAGTCCGAGAGCGCCAGCAGACCTATATCGACGCTTCGGATGAGGTGCGTCTTGAGGATGTGGTGAACTGGCCCAAAACGCGGGTGCTGTGGAACAACACGCTGGCCATGATCGGACCTATTCTTTGATGGACGCGAGTTAAGAAAAGCAACTCTTGAAAAACAGGGCGCGCGGGCCAATATCCTTTAGAGAGCCGTGACTGCAAGAGTCATGGTCATGAAATTTTCAGGAGTGCTGCTGATATGAGCGCCACCGACATCCTGCGGAAGTTGAGTCCGGAAGACCTTGAAGAGATTGTCAAGGGTCTCGACAAGTCCCTGCATAAACACAAGAATGAGCTGCACAAGCAGCTTTCGGAGCATATCGCTGATATCAAGAGCGAGACGAAGCTGCACGAGAAGACCATCCCGACGGGATGCAAGGTGTTCGGCTTTCTGATTCTCGTGGCGGCTTCTGCGATCAGCTATGTGCTGGGTCGCAAAGCGGCCTGAATGACCCGGAAGGTATTATTATGAGTACGCTCGTTGTTGTTGGTTTCGACAGTCTGGATGGGGCGCAGAACGCGCTGACAGAGTGCCGGGAACTTGAAAAAGAATATCTTCTGGATCTGGAAGATGCTGTTGTTGTGCGCCGTACGGCAGACGGCAAGACTCATCTGGATCAGAGCTTCAATCTTGAAAAGATTGGTGCGTCCTGGGGATTCCTGTCCGGAGGGTTCTGGGGAACGCTGGTTGGTCTCCTGTTTCTCAACCCGCTGGCCGGTCTGATTGTCGGCAGTGTTGCCGGTGCGGGTATCGGCGCGCTGGATGGCAAGAATAGCGACTATGGAATCAATGACGATTTCATGAAGAAGCTTGGTGACACGCTGGCGCCGGGAACATCGGCCCTGTTTATTCTGATCCGCAAGGCTGAGCCGGAAAAAGTGATTTCGCATCTGGCCGAACTGAAAGGGCATGCGAAGATCATCCAGACCTCGCTGTCTCCGGAAGTCGAAGGCAAGCTTCGTCAGGCTCTGGGACAGGCTGCTTCCGCCTGAAAACAACCTCCTGTCCGGGACTGGACAGTGTGTTTAAAGCAACGTCACAATAAAAGAAGCCTCGCATAGATGCGGGGCTTTTTTCATATGGAGCCATTCATGCGTCTGTTGATTGCATTTCTTCTGCCCTGGCTGACATTTTTTACCATCGGACGTCCGATTGCCGGATTGGTCTGCCTGTTCCTGCAGGTCACGGTGCTGGGCTGGATTCCGGCTGCGATCTGGGCTGTTTACGCGCTCAGTCAGTATAAAACGGACCAGAAGCTGAAGCGGGCGGGTTTGGGCTGAAAAGCCTCTGACACGTTTTGAGTGAAGCGTGGTTTGTTTGAAATGTCCTGCTCCGCCGTTGGTGGAGCAGGGAGTTTTTTTGTGAATTCTTTTTAAGATGTATCGAATTTTTGGAAAAGCTTCCATGATGGCTGTTAACGCAGTCATCGCCTGCTTATGAGTGCCTTTCAAAACCCTTGTACTCTGGTTGGGATATGTGATGGGAGGACATGGAATGGATGATATAGGTAACTGCATGACAATGGTTCATGCTTGATGATCGATATCCAACCTCTGGCCATTTTGCGTGAGATCGAACGGACAGGCAGCCTTACACAGGCGGCTGACCAGTTAAACCTGACTCAATCCGCAGTCAGTCATGCAATACGCCGTTTCGAAGATCGCTATGGCGTCAAGCTCTGGGAGCGCGAGGGGCGCAAGCTGCGTCTGACGCTCGCAGGAGATTATCTTCTGGGCTTGGCGATGCGGGTGCTGCCACAGCTCGAACATGGCGCAGTCGTCCTCGAAGACTACGCGCGCGGCCGGCGCGGCGCGATCCGGGTGGGGATGGAATGTCACCCTTGCCAGGACTGGTTGATGCGCGTGGTGGATCCGTTTCTGGCAGAGTGGCCTGATGTCGAATTGGATGTAACGACAGCTTTCCAGTTTGGCGGGCTGGCCGCTCTTCTCAGTCATGAAATCGATGTTCTGGTTACTCCTGATCCGCTTGAGCATCCGGATGTCGTTTATAAGCCCGTTTTCGACTACGAACTGGTTTTAGCCGTCTCTGAAACACATCCTCTGGCCCGGAAGGACCGGGTCGAGCCGGAAGATATGGCGAACGAAACCCTCATCACTTATCCGGTCGCCCGAGAGCGGCTGGATATCTATACCCGCTTCCTTGTTCCGGCCCATGCCCGCCCGCACCGCCATCGCACGGTGGAGACGACTGATCTTATGTTGCGCCTGGTAGCCTCAGGTCGGGCCGTCAGTTCAATCCCTGACTGGCTTTTGCGAGGCGTCAAAGGGGTGAAAAGCGTGCGGCTTGGCGAAGGAATTGCGAAGTCAATTTATCTGGGCCATCGCAAAGGCATAACGCCCGTCTATCTGGACGGCCTGATACATCTGGCCGCGACCATTCAGATCTGATCCCTCCCGCTCACGCCTGACCCGCTTGTGACTGATGACGTGGAGTCATGTTTTCATGAGATAAGATCATTTTTAATCATGCTTCTGTTCGACCATACAGTGGATGAACGCTCTGCGTGCGATCGTATGAGGATTATTCGTCGGACAACCAATAGAAGTTGGATGTTTTCGATCCGATCTCCAGTTCGGTACGCAATAGGCGCTTTATTTTCAGTGATGGAGGACACAGAAGCGCGATGGTTATGGACTTTGCATTTACGGTGAAGCGCATTCGTTTCGACGAGGATTATCGTCCCTCTGAAAACACGCGGATTACAACCAACTTCGCGAACCTGGCCCGTGGCGAAAATCGTGTCAAAAATCTGCACAATACGATGCGAATGATCAATAATCGCTGCAATGCTCTGGCGTTTTGGGATAATCCCGAGAGTGATCGCTATGTGATAGCGCTTGATATCCTCTCAATCGAAATTAGCCTCGGCGCCAGCGCTGCCTTCCCCGCGATTGAAATGCTGAAAACGTCAATCTTGGATAGAAAATATAACACGAAGATCGAAGGAATAGTCGGAAACAACTTTTCCTCTTATGTCCGGGATTACGATTTCAGCATCCGCCTGCATGAATACAATAAAGACCGCTCCGAATTCAGTGTTCCGGGTGACTTTGGTGATCTGCACGGGAAAATATTCAAGCTGTTCGTCAACTCGACTGCCTACAGCGAGCATTCCGCGAAGCCTCCTGTGATATGCCTGAGCGTCTCGCACAACAAAACCTATCAGCGGTCCGCAAACAGGCACCCGGTGTTGGGAGTGGAGTATCTGTCAAAAGACGGGTCTCTGACCGAAGAGTATTTTCGAAAGATGGGAATGCAGGTCCGTTATTTCATGCCGGAAAATAGCTCCGCACCTCTGGCATTCTATTTCTTCGGCGATCTTCTGAACGAATACAGCAATCTCGAACTTATTGGCACGATCGGCACGATGGAGACTTTTCAGAAGATTTACCGTCCGGAGATCTACAACGCGAATTCTCCGGCGCCCGAATACTTTCAGCCTAAGCTGGAACATCAGGATTACTCGGTCACTCAAATTACTTATGACCGCGAAGAGCGTGTTCATCTCGCTCTCTCGCAGGGACGGTATGCCGAGAAGACGTTCATCGAGCCCTATCGGACTTTGCTCCACGGATAGTCAGCTCAATTCGACTGTTAAATAAAACCGAAACTTTCAGGGCTTTATATAATGAAAACTCTTCTTCCGACGGCGACTGCTGGCAGTCTGCCCAAACCATCCTGGCTCGCGCAGCCGGAAAAACTGTGGTCACCCTGGAAATTGCAAGGTGAAGAGCTGATCGAGGGCAAACAGGATGCACTCCGCGTGGCCGCGCTGGAGCAACAGCTCGCAGACATCGATATCGTGAGTGACGGCGAACAGACACGTCAGCATTTCGTAACAACCTTCATCGAACATCTCGGCGGTGTCGACTTCGAAAAACGCGAGACCGTCAGGATTCGGGATCGTTATGATGCGAGTGTGCCGACAGTTGTCGGGCCAGTGACCCGCGGAAAGCCGGTCTTTGTCGAGGATGCTGTTTTTCTGCGTCAGCAGACCAGCGCCCCTATCAAATGGGCCCTCCCCGGTCCCATGACGATGATCGATACGCTCTACGACAGCCACTATAAAAGCCGGGAGAAAC
The Acetobacter aceti genome window above contains:
- a CDS encoding DUF1269 domain-containing protein; its protein translation is MSTLVVVGFDSLDGAQNALTECRELEKEYLLDLEDAVVVRRTADGKTHLDQSFNLEKIGASWGFLSGGFWGTLVGLLFLNPLAGLIVGSVAGAGIGALDGKNSDYGINDDFMKKLGDTLAPGTSALFILIRKAEPEKVISHLAELKGHAKIIQTSLSPEVEGKLRQALGQAASA
- a CDS encoding YqaE/Pmp3 family membrane protein: MRLLIAFLLPWLTFFTIGRPIAGLVCLFLQVTVLGWIPAAIWAVYALSQYKTDQKLKRAGLG
- a CDS encoding LysR family transcriptional regulator yields the protein MIDIQPLAILREIERTGSLTQAADQLNLTQSAVSHAIRRFEDRYGVKLWEREGRKLRLTLAGDYLLGLAMRVLPQLEHGAVVLEDYARGRRGAIRVGMECHPCQDWLMRVVDPFLAEWPDVELDVTTAFQFGGLAALLSHEIDVLVTPDPLEHPDVVYKPVFDYELVLAVSETHPLARKDRVEPEDMANETLITYPVARERLDIYTRFLVPAHARPHRHRTVETTDLMLRLVASGRAVSSIPDWLLRGVKGVKSVRLGEGIAKSIYLGHRKGITPVYLDGLIHLAATIQI
- a CDS encoding putative oxygenase MesX, which encodes MVMDFAFTVKRIRFDEDYRPSENTRITTNFANLARGENRVKNLHNTMRMINNRCNALAFWDNPESDRYVIALDILSIEISLGASAAFPAIEMLKTSILDRKYNTKIEGIVGNNFSSYVRDYDFSIRLHEYNKDRSEFSVPGDFGDLHGKIFKLFVNSTAYSEHSAKPPVICLSVSHNKTYQRSANRHPVLGVEYLSKDGSLTEEYFRKMGMQVRYFMPENSSAPLAFYFFGDLLNEYSNLELIGTIGTMETFQKIYRPEIYNANSPAPEYFQPKLEHQDYSVTQITYDREERVHLALSQGRYAEKTFIEPYRTLLHG